AATTGACCAGGTGAAGGCTGCATATTATTTTCTTACTGAAAACAACATGGTAAAGCAGCTATTTGGCTCGGTAGATGATATTTTCAGGGCCATGACTGGAGACCCGCCCCGCTCAAAAATAATGAATCTGATTAAAGGGGATGCCAAGCTTCGAAGCTTTGGCCTTATGTGCGCACAGAGTTGCTTGGAGTATCTTGACGGCTCAAAGACAGTGTCCGCCGAGTTGTATAAAGAGTATGGCTCCAAAATTCTCAATGAGGAGCTTGATGGTTTGCGCCCTGCTGAGCTAATGCAGATAAGGCAGCTTCTCAGTCAAAACAAGGATTTGGGGGTTGAGCGGGCGCGCAACTTCATGATTTCAATAATAGACAAATACCAGAAAGGCCAGTTTGAAAGTTTGGGGGTTGAGGAAAATAACAGCAAATAGGGCTTGCATTATCGGAAATTCAAAAGTGATGCTTCAATGAAAATCGTCACAACAACTGTTGACACGCTTTTCCAGGCAAGGAAAATATCCGCACTTGTTGTCAAAAGAAAGCTTGTGAAGTGCGCGGGTTTTTGGAAGATTGAAGCATGCTATACCTGGAAGGGCAAGTTTGTGCAGGATACTGAATATATGATTGAGATGAAATGCGTGGACATGAAAGCGGCAAGAAGAGCTTCGCGCCTGGTTGCCTCACACCACCCATACTCAGTTCCAATGATTTCGATACATGATGGCGGCTTGGCGAACAAAGGATACAGAAGGTGGATGAAGGAGAAGTAGAGGGGAAAATCCTAGTTTTTTGAAGTTTGCGCTGCTTTGCCTGCCTCTTTTTTCCTCCTGAATGCAACAAATCCTGCAACCTGCAAAAGCACAGTTAGAGCACCTAGCATCACTAAAGCCATTTCAGCCAAATTCAGCTGCTTGCCCCCATAGGT
The nucleotide sequence above comes from Candidatus Parvarchaeota archaeon. Encoded proteins:
- a CDS encoding divalent-cation tolerance protein CutA — encoded protein: MKIVTTTVDTLFQARKISALVVKRKLVKCAGFWKIEACYTWKGKFVQDTEYMIEMKCVDMKAARRASRLVASHHPYSVPMISIHDGGLANKGYRRWMKEK